From Magnolia sinica isolate HGM2019 chromosome 13, MsV1, whole genome shotgun sequence, one genomic window encodes:
- the LOC131222319 gene encoding uncharacterized protein LOC131222319 isoform X1, translating into MGLLFRYYSISESHDPPVPKLFVNMLGMQEPRMLPPDEVKPRKKKPSANVAPIFPSPQGEIKGGKESLHPSLKEQKVLKRNMRNEASPSFQQTDRSTSDSLPDSSRSGNEYRALRRKYLLLEEESFLLGKELTEVEAEVKSLEDEKTALLDQLVVLEGLVDPSELQPRGGS; encoded by the exons ATGGGCCTTCTTTTCAGATACTACTCAATTTCAGAATCCCACGATCCCCCAGTCCCCA AGCTATTTGTTAACATGTTGGGAATGCAAGAACCTCGAATGTTGCCACCCGATGAAGTGAAGCCGCGAAAAAAGAAACCCTCAGCCAATGTTGCTCCTATATTTCCTTCGCCACAAGGAGAGATCAAAGGGGGCAAGGAATCCTTGCATCCATCACTCAAGGAACAAAAGGTCCTGAAAAGAAACATGAGGAATGAAGCTTCCCCATCTTTTCAACAGACAGATAGATCAACTTCAGATTCCTTGCCTGACTCCTCAAGATCAGGCAACGAGTATCGAGCGTTGAGACGGAAGTATTTGCTCTTGGAGGAGGAGAGCTTCCTGTTGGGGAAAGAGTTGACAGAGGTTGAAGCTGAGGTTAAAAGCTTGGAAGATGAGAAGACTGCACTCTTGGATCAACTTGTCGTCCTAGAGGGTCTTGTTGATCCTTCAGAGCTTCAGCCCCGTGGTGGATCGTGA
- the LOC131222319 gene encoding uncharacterized protein LOC131222319 isoform X2, producing MLGMQEPRMLPPDEVKPRKKKPSANVAPIFPSPQGEIKGGKESLHPSLKEQKVLKRNMRNEASPSFQQTDRSTSDSLPDSSRSGNEYRALRRKYLLLEEESFLLGKELTEVEAEVKSLEDEKTALLDQLVVLEGLVDPSELQPRGGS from the coding sequence ATGTTGGGAATGCAAGAACCTCGAATGTTGCCACCCGATGAAGTGAAGCCGCGAAAAAAGAAACCCTCAGCCAATGTTGCTCCTATATTTCCTTCGCCACAAGGAGAGATCAAAGGGGGCAAGGAATCCTTGCATCCATCACTCAAGGAACAAAAGGTCCTGAAAAGAAACATGAGGAATGAAGCTTCCCCATCTTTTCAACAGACAGATAGATCAACTTCAGATTCCTTGCCTGACTCCTCAAGATCAGGCAACGAGTATCGAGCGTTGAGACGGAAGTATTTGCTCTTGGAGGAGGAGAGCTTCCTGTTGGGGAAAGAGTTGACAGAGGTTGAAGCTGAGGTTAAAAGCTTGGAAGATGAGAAGACTGCACTCTTGGATCAACTTGTCGTCCTAGAGGGTCTTGTTGATCCTTCAGAGCTTCAGCCCCGTGGTGGATCGTGA
- the LOC131222320 gene encoding subtilisin-like serine-protease S isoform X2 has translation MEEARLSHVYSYRHGFRGFAAKLTDEQALAMSKMPGVVSVFPNLKRSLHTTHSWDFMGLMSDESMEIPGYSTKNQQNVIIGFIDTGIWPESPSFNDLYMPPVPPRWKGKCQTGEAFKNSSCNRKVIGARYYLDGYDAEEASHVFESSSDKTVKFKSPRDSSGHGSHTASTAAGRYVKNMNFSGLAGGGARGGAPMARIAMYKTCWDSGCYDSDLLAAFDDAIKDGVDILSLSLGPEAPQGDYFNDAISVGSFHAASHGILVVSSVGNEGRQGSATNVAPWMITVSASSTDRDFTSDIILGNEKNFTGESLSLFAMNTSARLMSASNAYAGYFTPYQSSYCLEGSLNRTKARGKVLVCRHAESSTESKLAKSIVVKEAGGVGMILVDEGDKDIAIPFVLPAALVGAADGDRILSYINQTRKPRALILPAKTVLGSQTAPRVASFSSKGPNTLTPEILKPDITAPGLNILAAWSPAVNKMNFNILSGTSMACPHVTGITALVKAVYPSWSPAAIRSAVMTTATVLDMNGKVIKANPEGRAANPFDYGSGFVNPTGVLNPGLIYDMQPADYKTFLCSIGYDKQSLRMVTGDDSVCNQPSSSVSDFNYPSITVPNLKDTYTVTRTVTNVGKPISTYRAVVSSPKGINVTVTPKFLIFKDYGQKIKFTVKFKVTAPSNGYVFGSLSWRKRKLQVTSPLVVRVASSNTGISR, from the exons ATGGAGGAAG CCCGATTGTCGCATGTTTATAGTTACAGACATGGTTTCAGAGGATTTGCAGCTAAGCTGACAGATGAGCAAGCTTTGGCAATGTCCA AAATGCCGGGCGTGGTTTCGGTCTTTCCAAATTTGAAAAGAAGTCTACATACTACTCATTCATGGGATTTCATGGGCCTCATGAGCGACGAATCAATGGAAATTCCAGGCTATTCTACTAAGAACCAACAAAACGTGATCATTGGTTTCATTGATACAG GAATATGGCCAGAATCCCCCAGTTTCAATGATCTTTACATGCCTCCAGTGCCTCCTAGATGGAAAGGGAAATGCCAAACAGGAGAAGCATTCaaaaattcatcttgcaacag GAAAGTAATAGGAGCAAGGTACTATCTGGATGGGTATGATGCTGAAGAAGCAAGCCATGTCTTTGAGTCAAGTTCTGATAAGACAGTGAAATTTAAATCTCCAAGGGACAGCTCCGGTCATGGTAGCCACACGGCTTCGACAGCAGCTGGTCGATATGTAAAGAACATGAATTTTAGTGGGTTGGCTGGAGGAGGAGCGAGAGGTGGAGCACCCATGGCTAGAATTGCCATGTACAAGACCTGTTGGGATTCAGGATGCTACGATTCAGATTTACTCGCTGCCTTTGATGATGCAATTAAAGATGGTGTTGATATCTTGTCTCTATCTTTAGGCCCTGAAGCCCCTCAAGGAGATTATTTCAACGACGCGATTTCAGTGGGCTCGTTCCATGCTGCTAGCCATGGAATTCTTGTTGTTTCTTCCGTTGGAAACGAAGGTAGACAGGGCTCGGCAACTAATGTTGCACCGTGGATGATCACGGTCTCTGCTAGCTCCACAGATAGAGATTTCACATCTGATATCATACTCGGGAATGAGAAGAACTTCACG GGTGAAAGCCTGAGTCTCTTCGCGATGAACACTTCTGCAAGGCTCATGTCTGCCTCCAACGCCTATGCGGGATATTTTACTCCATACCAATCCAG CTACTGTTTGGAGGGCTCCTTGAATCGTACCAAGGCCAGAGGAAAGGTGTTGGTTTGCCGCCATGCTGAGAGTTCTACAGAGTCTAAGCTAGCGAAGAGCATTGTAGTGAAAGAAGCTGGTGGGGTTGGGATGATTCTGGTTGATGAAGGAGATAAGGACATTGCAATTCCCTTCGTACTTCCTGCCGCTCTTGTTGGAGCTGCAGATGGTGACAGAATCCTTTCGTATATCAATCAGACAAG GAAACCAAGAGCACTAATCTTACCGGCAAAGACTGTGTTAGGATCTCAAACAGCTCCTCGAGTAGCATCCTTCTCATCCAAGGGTCCCAACACCTTGACACCGGAGATTCTCAAG CCTGACATCACCGCTCCGGGACTGAATATATTAGCAGCTTGGTCTCCAGCAGTGAACAAAATGAACTTCAACATTCTCTCTGGAACATCCATGGCTTGTCCGCATGTAACGGGAATAACAGCCTTGGTCAAAGCTGTATACCCGTCATGGTCTCCTGCTGCCATAAGGTCTGCTGTGATGACGACAG CAACCGTGTTGGATATGAATGGCAAAGTCATCAAAGCAAACCCAGAAGGAAGAGCAGCGAACCCATTTGATTACGGCTCCGGCTTTGTAAATCCCACAGGAGTCCTAAACCCTGGTCTCATTTATGACATGCAACCTGCAGATTACAAAACTTTCCTGTGTTCAATTGGTTACGACAAGCAGTCCCTTCGCATGGTCACCGGTGACGACAGCGTATGCAATCAGCCTTCCTCATCAGTTTCTGACTTCAATTATCCTTCAATCACAGTACCCAATCTTAAGGACACCTATACAGTTACTCGAACTGTGACAAATGTAGGGAAACCTATTAGTACTTATAGAGCGGTAGTGTCATCACCAAAGGGAATCAATGTGACCGTAACACCGAAGTTTCTGATTTTCAAAGACTATGGTCAGAAGATTAAATTTACTGTGAAATTCAAGGTAACTGCTCCATCCAATGGGTATGTATTTGGGTCGTTATCTTGGAGGAAGAGGAAATTACAGGTAACGAGCCCTTTAGTAGTCCGAGTTGCGTCCTCAAACACGGGCATATCAAGATAA
- the LOC131222320 gene encoding subtilisin-like serine-protease S isoform X1 has protein sequence MAPLRYSSILPLFLSILIAEISFCFSSQVYVVYMGSKNSYSPDEILSQNHQMLIAVHGGSVEKARLSHVYSYRHGFRGFAAKLTDEQALAMSKMPGVVSVFPNLKRSLHTTHSWDFMGLMSDESMEIPGYSTKNQQNVIIGFIDTGIWPESPSFNDLYMPPVPPRWKGKCQTGEAFKNSSCNRKVIGARYYLDGYDAEEASHVFESSSDKTVKFKSPRDSSGHGSHTASTAAGRYVKNMNFSGLAGGGARGGAPMARIAMYKTCWDSGCYDSDLLAAFDDAIKDGVDILSLSLGPEAPQGDYFNDAISVGSFHAASHGILVVSSVGNEGRQGSATNVAPWMITVSASSTDRDFTSDIILGNEKNFTGESLSLFAMNTSARLMSASNAYAGYFTPYQSSYCLEGSLNRTKARGKVLVCRHAESSTESKLAKSIVVKEAGGVGMILVDEGDKDIAIPFVLPAALVGAADGDRILSYINQTRKPRALILPAKTVLGSQTAPRVASFSSKGPNTLTPEILKPDITAPGLNILAAWSPAVNKMNFNILSGTSMACPHVTGITALVKAVYPSWSPAAIRSAVMTTATVLDMNGKVIKANPEGRAANPFDYGSGFVNPTGVLNPGLIYDMQPADYKTFLCSIGYDKQSLRMVTGDDSVCNQPSSSVSDFNYPSITVPNLKDTYTVTRTVTNVGKPISTYRAVVSSPKGINVTVTPKFLIFKDYGQKIKFTVKFKVTAPSNGYVFGSLSWRKRKLQVTSPLVVRVASSNTGISR, from the exons ATGGCTCCATTGAGATACAGCAGCATTTtacctctttttctttctattctcATTGCAGAAATTAGCTTCTGTTTTTCTTCTCAG GTGTATGTAGTTTACATGGGAAGCAAAAACAGTTATAGCCCAGATGAGATTTTGAGTCAAAACCACCAAATGCTTATTGCTGTTCATGGAGGAAG TGTCGAGAAAGCCCGATTGTCGCATGTTTATAGTTACAGACATGGTTTCAGAGGATTTGCAGCTAAGCTGACAGATGAGCAAGCTTTGGCAATGTCCA AAATGCCGGGCGTGGTTTCGGTCTTTCCAAATTTGAAAAGAAGTCTACATACTACTCATTCATGGGATTTCATGGGCCTCATGAGCGACGAATCAATGGAAATTCCAGGCTATTCTACTAAGAACCAACAAAACGTGATCATTGGTTTCATTGATACAG GAATATGGCCAGAATCCCCCAGTTTCAATGATCTTTACATGCCTCCAGTGCCTCCTAGATGGAAAGGGAAATGCCAAACAGGAGAAGCATTCaaaaattcatcttgcaacag GAAAGTAATAGGAGCAAGGTACTATCTGGATGGGTATGATGCTGAAGAAGCAAGCCATGTCTTTGAGTCAAGTTCTGATAAGACAGTGAAATTTAAATCTCCAAGGGACAGCTCCGGTCATGGTAGCCACACGGCTTCGACAGCAGCTGGTCGATATGTAAAGAACATGAATTTTAGTGGGTTGGCTGGAGGAGGAGCGAGAGGTGGAGCACCCATGGCTAGAATTGCCATGTACAAGACCTGTTGGGATTCAGGATGCTACGATTCAGATTTACTCGCTGCCTTTGATGATGCAATTAAAGATGGTGTTGATATCTTGTCTCTATCTTTAGGCCCTGAAGCCCCTCAAGGAGATTATTTCAACGACGCGATTTCAGTGGGCTCGTTCCATGCTGCTAGCCATGGAATTCTTGTTGTTTCTTCCGTTGGAAACGAAGGTAGACAGGGCTCGGCAACTAATGTTGCACCGTGGATGATCACGGTCTCTGCTAGCTCCACAGATAGAGATTTCACATCTGATATCATACTCGGGAATGAGAAGAACTTCACG GGTGAAAGCCTGAGTCTCTTCGCGATGAACACTTCTGCAAGGCTCATGTCTGCCTCCAACGCCTATGCGGGATATTTTACTCCATACCAATCCAG CTACTGTTTGGAGGGCTCCTTGAATCGTACCAAGGCCAGAGGAAAGGTGTTGGTTTGCCGCCATGCTGAGAGTTCTACAGAGTCTAAGCTAGCGAAGAGCATTGTAGTGAAAGAAGCTGGTGGGGTTGGGATGATTCTGGTTGATGAAGGAGATAAGGACATTGCAATTCCCTTCGTACTTCCTGCCGCTCTTGTTGGAGCTGCAGATGGTGACAGAATCCTTTCGTATATCAATCAGACAAG GAAACCAAGAGCACTAATCTTACCGGCAAAGACTGTGTTAGGATCTCAAACAGCTCCTCGAGTAGCATCCTTCTCATCCAAGGGTCCCAACACCTTGACACCGGAGATTCTCAAG CCTGACATCACCGCTCCGGGACTGAATATATTAGCAGCTTGGTCTCCAGCAGTGAACAAAATGAACTTCAACATTCTCTCTGGAACATCCATGGCTTGTCCGCATGTAACGGGAATAACAGCCTTGGTCAAAGCTGTATACCCGTCATGGTCTCCTGCTGCCATAAGGTCTGCTGTGATGACGACAG CAACCGTGTTGGATATGAATGGCAAAGTCATCAAAGCAAACCCAGAAGGAAGAGCAGCGAACCCATTTGATTACGGCTCCGGCTTTGTAAATCCCACAGGAGTCCTAAACCCTGGTCTCATTTATGACATGCAACCTGCAGATTACAAAACTTTCCTGTGTTCAATTGGTTACGACAAGCAGTCCCTTCGCATGGTCACCGGTGACGACAGCGTATGCAATCAGCCTTCCTCATCAGTTTCTGACTTCAATTATCCTTCAATCACAGTACCCAATCTTAAGGACACCTATACAGTTACTCGAACTGTGACAAATGTAGGGAAACCTATTAGTACTTATAGAGCGGTAGTGTCATCACCAAAGGGAATCAATGTGACCGTAACACCGAAGTTTCTGATTTTCAAAGACTATGGTCAGAAGATTAAATTTACTGTGAAATTCAAGGTAACTGCTCCATCCAATGGGTATGTATTTGGGTCGTTATCTTGGAGGAAGAGGAAATTACAGGTAACGAGCCCTTTAGTAGTCCGAGTTGCGTCCTCAAACACGGGCATATCAAGATAA